In Stigmatopora nigra isolate UIUO_SnigA chromosome 2, RoL_Snig_1.1, whole genome shotgun sequence, a single window of DNA contains:
- the LOC144181739 gene encoding CD81 antigen-like, which yields MAVTGCTQCIKYMLFFFNFIFWLAGGVILGVALWLRHDSQTSNLLILQFEGHQAPGTFYISVYILIAVGAVMMLVGFLGCYGAIQESQCLLGTFFFFLVILFACEVAAAIWGFMNRDTISKELINFYDSAYIKAVDVSGSPSKDAAIKVLDVFHTTLDCCGKGDDTALFKQVTGTLCPRKSPEDFLKSQSCHDKLIELFSEKLYLIGLAALVVAVIMIFEMIFTMVLCCGIHNAPAY from the exons ATGGCGGTGACTGGATGCACGCAATGTATTAAATACATGTTATTcttctttaatttcattttctgg ctggCCGGAGGAGTGATCTTAGGCGTGGCTCTGTGGCTTCGTCATGACAGTCAGACAAGCAACCTCCTCATTCTTCAGTTTGAAGGCCATCAGGCACCAGGAACCTTCTACATCA GTGTCTACATTTTGATAGCTGTTGGAGCTGTGATGATGCTGGTGGGCTTCCTAGGCTGCTATGGTGCTATTCAGGAATCACAGTGTCTGCTGGGGACG ttcttcttcttcctggtcATCCTTTTCGCCTGCGAAGTGGCTGCAGCCATCTGGGGTTTCATGAATCGAGACACG atctccAAAGAACTGATCAACTTCTACGACTCGGCGTACATCAAGGCCGTGGACGTCTCGGGCTCTCCGAGCAAAGATGCCGCCATCAAGGTGCTGGATGTTTTTCACACCACG CTTGACTGCTGTGGGAAAGGAGATGACACTGCACTCTTCAAACAAGTCACTGGCACTTTGTGTCCTAGGAAGTCCCCAGAAGATTTTCTCAAGTCACAG AGCTGTCACGACAAACTGATCGAGCTCTTCTCGGAGAAGCTCTATCTGATTGGCCTGGCGGCGCTGGTGGTGGCCGTCATTATG aTCTTTGAGATGATCTTCACCATGGTGCTCTGCTGCGGGATCCATAACGCCCCAGCATACTAA